Below is a genomic region from Rosa chinensis cultivar Old Blush chromosome 5, RchiOBHm-V2, whole genome shotgun sequence.
GAAAACTCATTTTGAAAATAaggtctcaaatcgacgaatataaatataatataaatagtataaatccggaaattaCATCGGAAATAATAACTCGTCGAATaggattataaatcataaccaacttCGGAAACAAATCACTATTGAAAACAAATATGTGGGATAAAGCGAAATCAATCtccaaaaataaatcatatatTCGAAGTGTACTATGACAATTTAATAGAACATACTTTAATgagtaaatgcatgcatcatttatttgaaaacaaaagtccactcacagtgtacggctaagcctgccgtcgatccgaaccctcctcgagggaatcctcctcacgtcctgtacaatataacgttcgtaaaccCTTAATTACTGGATGAAAAACTAAATTACGATAAGCAAAACCAACCCAAACATTGTCTTTATATGCCCAAAAcatcccaatcttcttcactaatgTCAATCCCTTAATATATGGGCTTTAGGGCCgaatcaaggaaatccgatggatggattcctcgtaattcAATTAACATTCCACCTTTGaacaacatcaaaatccataCTCACTCCATCTCCAATTCTATCCCAAAGCTGCAATTATGAAACTAAATgtataattgactaattatCTCAACAACAGAAGTCAAAGTCCGGCCAAATActgtctcacgcgccaccaaGGTGCCACGCGCCGgtaccaacctccaccaccggctaCCAAATTCCATATATAGCAACAACTCAACCCACtgattaattttctcaactacaacacatccaaaTTTTACCTGGAAATGGTCGAATCCGGCCGGCGAAGATAACctagaaattcaagaaccctaggttgtCGATTCGGCCTCTACACAGCAAATCTTGACtcgaggctaggggcgaaatgatctccgtcAAAAATCGAGCCTTCGACGCTGGTTTAGTGACCGgatatggccggaatcgccggaaatcggcaaaaatcgCGAACTGCTACAGTTAGCTTCCCAACacaaaatcgagctcctccggccaaatctccacaaaataccaccacagatgcgtcaagggggaggagacgaggttggggatagccggatttcatcgtgggtcggccggagggggaagaaatcgaagggagaaaaatcgggccgaaagggaggaagggtcgggggaaggagagagagttaccgggtagaatttccgaaaatggaaatctaccaacagcaacttccatatataaatataaattaccatgaacagtaacttctacatttttggccctaactctcacatactaagtccaattttttacgcaccacatatgcacgcgctcagtttaaagtcctctacaactttcatgaagaacatttcctcaaattttgatccgaacaaaaagtcaacttttagggccactaaaatatcaataaaagtaaaaattgaaagtaatcGACACTTACCGTCTAAATAgtgagtaaatcgttaattctaggttcgggacgtaataGTTACATTTTCAAAGCTATAGATGATCACAGCcttaaaaaagtaaaaactatAAACATAATCAAACAAGCCCTATAAATGATCACCAGGACTACTTGTAGATAGCTAGCTGCTTGTTGGTGCATACCTGATAGCTAGTTATTTCTCAGATCAAATACTTGTAGAGCAGATAAGTTGAAGATAGCAGCAGGTATGGATCCTGTGAACCGATTCCCATACAAATTCAAGGCTTTAAGACTGGATAAGGACCCAAACCATGATGGAATCTCCCCCATAAAGTTATTGTATTTGAAGCTAACCAACTTCAATCGGCGCAAACCAGCTAATTCCACAGGCAAAGTGCCATTAAAACTGTTGTTTCTCAAGCGTAGCACAACAAGAAATGAAAGGTTTCCTAGCTCCGGAGGAATTCTACCTGTGAGGCCAAAATAAGAGAGATTCAAGGCAGCGACTCTAAGGTGGACATGACCACAAGTAACCCCAACTCAGTTGCAAACGGAGGTATTGGTAGGCCAGTTGGACAACAAGTCTTGAGGGTCACTAGTGATATTAGCTTTGAGAGCAAGAAGAGCAGACTGGTCTGTCGTCAAATTGGTTTGTGCTCTGGCCATGCAAAGCAACAATGTTATGCACAAGAGGAAGAACTGAGCTCTCTCCATTGTTGAGAACGAAACCAAGATGAGAAATGTATTGATTCCCCTCAATGACAATGtgaatcacaatcacaagtTTCCAACAGACTGTTTTGTATCTTTTCATAAAGCAGTCTCAACCACACTTCACAAGACCAATAAACTCTAGTCTCCGGATGTTGGTGTCGAGAAATTCCgttgaggagtttgactcaccaattaatgcggactggagcgggagctgaccgggaacaagaagcttccttcgagcgttgacctggagtttgaccgtcggtTCGAggtggggagggggggggggttacctgcagaaaaccctctgatgccAAAATCAGTACGTTTCTCAGTAGAGGAGTAGAGAGAGTCGGAATCAGATATCTTACCCGGTCAGTATgccccctatttataggtgagggagagTTTGCACCATAAGTGGCGTTTAATATCGTTTTGATAACTGTGCTGATTATCGCCATAATTTCTCGTTATTTAATAACGCCATCACTCTGCGTTATTCAATAACGCCATCACTCCGCGTTCTTCAATAACGCCATAACACCACCCGCGTTATTTAATAACGCCATCACTCCTCGTTATTTAATAACACCATCATGCCACATTATTATGACCGCCTTTAATAGCCTTCTTCATTGTGGTATTAACAACGGTAGTTAACGCCACATTTACGATCGTCATTACCCGCGTACTTATGGCGAAGGTGAACTGTCACAATGGTAGGCCAAAATCGttgactactcccacaatgtccccaaattttctcttttgacACTCGTCCTAAGAGCAAATTTTTAAAATCTGGCCCTGACCCTGACCCGAGCCTAACTCTAAGGTTCCCTCTTTCAAATCCGTATGATCTCCTACTCTTCCTAGCCTTGATGCAGCTATCACCATCACCTTGAACCTCGACAAGATTTGACACTTCGACAAGGTGACGCTTAATGCTTTTCGAATTTACGTATCCTTTAGTGTTCGCCTCCTCAGCGATAGCTTTTTCCCTCATCGAGAGCCTTTTTCCTTgcaaagagattttttttctcatcGAGAGCATTGTTCTTCGTTAAGAGCTTTCCTTTTCGTCGTTGAGAGCTTTTTCGTTGAcggtgttttttcttttattgcgAGATTTCCTCATCAAGAGATCTTCCTCATTTATGGTGTTTTTCCTTCGATGAAGGCCCTCCTCATCAAAGACATCTTTTCTTCACTAAAGGCTTATCGAGGGCTTGCTTTTCCTTCATCGATAGTCCTTGTACTCCTCATATTGCCCCCATATTTTTCTTTGCTGCGTTCTCAAAAACATAGGAAGAGTAACAGTCTGTCGCCTATATATCAATGTCGTTCTTACCAAGAATCGGCTCTGAAGAAAAGTTCAATAATAATGAAAAAACACAAATTTACTAAGAGCAACAAGAGTTCGAAATCAAACCATATATGATGAATTCATGGATTGCCCTCAAGGTGAAGAATTAGTTTTTGTATGGGACACAGAGTTGCCCCCATTTTTTCTTCAAGTCTAATAaacaatatattatttattttggcCACCAGCCTCATACATTCCTTTTGACCACCGGCCTCACACATACATTTTGGCCACCGGCCTCATACATTCCTTTTGGCCACCGGCCTTACACATACACTTTGGCCACCGGCCTCATGCATTATTTCGGCCACCGGCCTCATGTATTTATTATGAAATGAGATTCGGTTATAGCTATCCCCGTTGGTTCGGCGGGCAAGGTTTACCATTAAATCAcacaagttaagaaaataatattttatttattctggCTACTGGCCACAAATACATTTCAAATACTAAAGGAAgtgaaaatcaaacaaatgattATTAAAAGGAAGAACATCAGTCTATGTTACCTGGTTTTTGCCCCCTCGACTCGGATTTCACCCTCGACCCTTATAATAATATCATCCATGTCTCTTGGCGGGTTGCGTAATAGATTTTCATATAAGGGTGTACCTGGGAAGAGTCTTCACGGAAGGCGATTGCCGCGCATTGAGGGTCACAATTGATGTGCATCATCTCTGCCTTGAATCTCTTGAAGAAACAATCGATATTCTCTCCTACTTTTTGCTTGGTGTTGAATAAGGTCGCCATGTCCTTTTTTTGCTTGTGACTGCAGAAATATTGAGAGATGAAGGTTTGGCTCAACGTTTCGAAATCTAGGATTGATTGGGGCTTGAGGTCTTGGAACCATGTCGACGCAGTCAGTGTGAGGCTTAAAGGGAAAAGTTTGCACATCAGTTTCTCGTAGGTTGTCTCGATGGACATCTGCTACTTGTACCCCTTAATGTGGTCTACTAGGTCAGTAGTCCCATCATACTTTTGGAAAACAGGGGTGGTGAATCTACGAGGTTTCGCCGCATTGAGGACGTCATTGGTGAATGGAGACGCACCGACGTCTCTTGAGATTTCGGCCGCGAGTTCTCGAGGGCTTGCACGCTTGCATGCAGCAATCATTTTTTCCATCTTTTCGCGCCACAATTTGTTACGTGTTCTCTTGGATTGGCCTAGTCTGGCTCCGCCAttcccccccctcccccccatTCCATGCGTCTCTCATCCCCTCGACGAGGGGCACTTCAGAGACTCCCCCGGTGACGTTGACTCCACTGACACCCGCATTTGCTATTACGttgttggtttggggatggtcACTGCTAGTGTCGTCATCTGACGAGTCGCCGTCAAGttgtagaattttttttattttttgccttCAGCGGGCCTTGCGGTCCTGCTTTTCCTTCCGGAGTTGCTTGAGCTCTTTTCTTAGCCTTTGCGCCTCGTCAACAGGAGGCAAGTTCAGAACACCAATTGGGTCTGGGATGGACCCATTTGAGGGCTGGTAGGGCAAAATTTTGTCACTTCCAGTCCTTAGTGACAAAAATGGGATCCCGTCAGGggcagctcccgccatcactttttagggaaaagtggttcccacagatggcgccaCTTGTCGGTGTCGAAAAattttgttgaggagtttgactcaccgattaatgcggactggagcgggagctgaccaaGAACAATTGAGAAGCTTCcttcgagcgttgacctggagtttgaccgtcggctcgaggaAAAGGGGGGGTACCTACAGAAAACCCCGATGCcaaagtcagtacgtttctcaGCAGAGGAGTAGAGAGAGTCGGAATCAGATATCTTACCCGGTTAGTATgccccctatttataggtgagAGAGAGCTTGCACCATAAGTAGCGTTTAATATCGTTTTGATAACTATGCTTATTATCGCCAAAATTTCACATTATTTAATAACACCATCACTCTGCGTTATTCAATAACGCCATCACTCCGCGTTATTCAATAACGCCATAACACTACCCGCGTTATTTAATAATGCCATTACTCCTAGTTATTTAAAAATGGCATCATGCCACGTTATTATGACCGCCTTTAATAGCCTTCTTCATTGTGGTATTAATAATGGTAGTTAACGCTGCATTTACGATCGTCATTACCCGCGTACTTATGGTGAAGGTGAACCGTCACAATGGTAGTCCAAAATCGTTGACTACTCCCACACTGGATCACTAGTCACAATTAATAAGTCTTTGTTAACTAAAAAATGGTAAGTTGTTAAACAATTTCCCAATATAATTCTGACTGATAATGACCAAGGTATTAAAAAGCGCGCCCGAAGGCTCATAAAGCGTGAGGCGCACAAGAGAAAGCCTCTGTTTTGCAGCTGAGGCGTAGAGGCGTTGAAGGCGCTGCTGAAGGCGCGAAATTAAGGCGTCCAAAGCTCGCCTTAAAGCGTCTTGCGCCCCCGCCTgggtatttttatttttatttttttacaccaaaatgacgtcgttttggtgtATTGGAGACAAATTCATTTAGGTTGAGTTCTGAAGTCGAGCCAAGCCCCAAATCAGTCCAAGCTGCCTCCTCCCCTACATATACACTCTCCAAGCAGCCAATCCCGACTTCCTTACCTTGCATGTCATTATCGGCGACCGGAGTCGCCGGAAAACACAAAAAAACCTTCGGAACCAAATAAACTTCTCGGCTTCGAATTGACTTCGTCGGAGCCCGTAGATGGAAATCCAGGCCACAGGTTTGGTCGCGACATCGAGGTGGTCCTAATGTAGGTGGTGCGCCACCGAGAAGTGGCCGGACGGAGGAGATACCATCCGGTCTCCTTGGTGGGTTGCTGGTCTGAGAAACGGATCGCCAACACTGATATTTCTGGAGTGAATGAGTGATCTAGACCATTGGCTTTAATCTCAGCATTCTTATAGGCTCAGTGGACGGTCATGATGAAGCAGTGGTAGAGATCAACGCTCCATATTTAACCACTTGAATTTCCTTTAATTAAAATACATTTCCTTAATTTCCAAActtccaaaattgaaaataaatagtTCCGATGTCCAAAAAATTCTACAAAAATTACCTTTAACTCTTCGCGACACAAAGTTTACATTGAGTCAATAAATTGAAGATTCACTTCCATAAAGTTTTTCGGAAAATTTCCCAAGTGTCATTATCACTTATCgaggaaaataaaattaatctcGTCTTAATTCCTTAAAAGCAAAGGTTGTCAATTTCTAGGTATGGATTGGTTGCCAAGACCATTTGCTATTTTCTGTATTGTTAATGGCTCCCAAAAACCAATGTTTCCTCAACATTCCTGGTTTGATTTTCATGATTCTTTCTGGCTTTTTCATCACAGAGTATaagggagaatatcacaaataatCACTGAACTTTAACCTATTCGACATTTTGGTCACCGACTTTTCAAATacatcactttagtcactcaagttTAATATTGTCATTCATTTTAATACAAAAGCTTATTTTACAGTCAAAATCAGGTAAATAACACATCATTTGAGGGCATTTTCGTCAAATCGACAATGCTCAagactctctcttcttcctgcATTTCTGCTCAACCCTTCAGGTCTTCATCTTGAGATAGACGTAATTTTTTTGTTCTCCTTGATCACGTGATGTAATCATCTTCTCTTTGGGTTTCCATCAATGGAGGTTTCTCAGTTAAAAATATGTCTGATTCATGATTCTAAACTCCCAAAATCTATCAGCAAACATACTCAAACCCATCCCAAAATCTTACTGCAATTCGAGAGCTCGGCAACGTTGAATCTGAAGCTCAGAATAGCCAAAGACCATAATCTGCATATTGAATTGCTAACCACACTTCACTACCCGATCACAAAACTGAATCCGCGATCTGATAATCTTTTGGGTCTCTCTCAAATTTAACTTTggcttctgggttttttttttgggagtgGGGGGTGGGGTTGGATTCGTTTTCATTGATTCCAGTCCTCATCTCTTTGGTTCTAAATTTGGGTGTAATTATGAATTCATCTTTAAAATATtctattggattagatttgtcAAAAGGGAAATCTTCAAAGTAAAGCATTCTTCATGTATCGTGAAGAAACTTGAACATCTGAAATTGGGATGAAATCTGAACATctgttcattaaaaaaaaaaaaaatgtagaagtAATTGAATAGATTTCATTTTTTGGGTGACTTGACTAAAATACCCTCGATATTAACAATGTAACAAAAGATTTAACAGTAATGACTTAAGTGAATGACGGAGTTAAACTTGAGTGACTATATTTGAAAagtcagtgaccaaagtgtcgaacatGTTAAAGttcagtgaccatttgtgatattctccccAAAATATAAATATTTTGTGTCTTTTGCTTCTcagttacattttttttttcaagaaaattCTGTGGGTAATAGGAGGGAAACATTGTAATGATTATGTGCTCTTTGAATGAATCTTCAAGTTCTCCTAAGTTgttcatctaaaaaaaaaaatgaattagatcATGTCCTATCTTTGAGATCTTATCAAAGTTTCCAACATCAATAGCAGCCGCCAACAAATAGGCTATCTTAGTTTATATTCTCTGTCCTTCTAAGATTAGTTCTATACTAACATTTAAAGGGGATCAACAAGAGGGACCAGGAAAAGGCACTATGTAGTAGAGGGAACCCTTCAATTCAGAGACGTTTAGACAGGTCTTTTAAGTACGTTTCGTGGTTGTAATTCACATCCCGCAGCAAAGTGCGGGCACCGCTGCTAGTATCATATAAAAACCGGAAACCCTCCCTCACTCTGCCGAAATTGCAAGCCTAAACCCTAAATGCTTGTAGAGCGACGGAGCCAGTTTTCAAATGGCGGATTACATACCCGAACATCTGATGGTTCAAATCCTGCAGAGGTTGCCGGTCAAATCCCTAATCCGCTTCACCTCCGTTTCGAAACGCTGGCGTCTCATCATATTGTCGGACCCAAATTTCGCCAAATCCCAATTCCAGCAATCCCGGAGTCGCAGAGTCCTCTGCCTCGACCGCAAAGAATCTGAGTTCGATTCCCGGGACATGGAGATGCCGTGGTCCACTGGAGAAAGCTCTACTGACAGAAAGCTCAGCTGCCCATTCAAGCAGCCGGGCTATAATCTCAACGCACTCTTCTCCTGCAATGGTTTAGTATGTGCAGCTCTTTCTGATCGAAACTGGACCGATTTGGACATCTATCTCTGGAACCCATCAACTCAGTTCTTCAAAAAACTACCCGGTGCTCCCTTACGATTTCCATTTACACGCTGTTATGGTTTTGGCTACTTGTCAGCCACTGGCGACTACAGAGTTCTCATAGGCAACTTCTGCACATTGAACAATAACCACCACATCTTCTCATCGAACACTAACAGTTGGAAAAGTATCCAATCCCCTTTACCTGTCCAAAGAGACGATCAGTGGATTCTTTCAAATGAGGCACTTCATTCGGTTGAGAAGGAGATACTTGCTTTCGATTTAAACCATGATAAGTTTCAAACAATGCCGCTGCCTGACCCGGAACCGGGTCAGTATATCAGAGAGCTAGGGGACTTTAGAGGCTGCCTGTGTGCATTTGATTATAAGAATCAATGTATTGGCTTTATTGATTTGTGGGTCATGAAAGAATATAACGTGGGTGAGTCCTGGACTAAGTTCTTTACCTTAAAGATTTTTGATCTGCAGCCTATGGTTGTACTTTATTTAAGGCCGATCATGGTTATGGAAACTAGTACAATTCTGGAGATAGAGCTTTCTAATGATCGTAGGCTTATTGATACTGAGTTCAAGTTGATAAAGAGTTGTCATAAGGAAGAGAAGTTTGAAACACATGAGATTAGCAGGAAGATGTATGCCAAAATGATTGGATATGAAGAGAGTCTACTTTGGCTTGGTTAGTCATTCTCATTTTCAACTCctattttcttctttcattcaaATTGTTTCAGTTCACATGAGTAACTAATCTGAGTCACTCTCATGATAATATCATATATGTTCACCGTATCATTTGCTTTTTCTAGGTTTAGTTTGAGACTTAAGCAACTGTAAAGGCATCTCTAAACTTTGATATATATCTTCATGCATAAATCTGTGTTTGTGTTTGCTATAAACAGCCTAGACAGAGCAAAGGCTATTGCGTTATTTAAAACAGAGAAAGGACACACCATAATGACTTGCTTATAGTTTGTGATAGTGGGTTTCCCTACCAGGCTGCCACATTTGGTTCCCGTGATGCAATATAATGGAGACTGCACACCGTGTTtcatcatttttttgttttatagtCCAGGTTTTGCATAACCAGTCAATATGTAATACATGCAAAAAGATGGCATTTGGTTATAGATTTCCTTCCATATCTTTCTTATTATGTATTTGCGAATTGGATATGTAATACATGAAAAAGGTGTCACGAAGTTATTCTGTGACTGTAAATTGCTCTGTTTGCGGTTCAGGAGTCCATAACAACAGGAACTGGCCTATGGAACTAGCCAAGAAGGCTATGAATGCTTCAGAAGCTGAGGTGAGCTTCAATTACATCTTGATGACTTCTGATAATCTATTAGTGTGATGTATCGATGTTAAAAATGGTTACttatgtgtgtttgtttgttcgACTTGGGGCAGAAAAATGGTGAACAAGGCGGAATGAAGGACAATGTGGATAACCAAGGGTCAAATCCTGTCAACGTGTGTGTTCAAAACCATGGCAGCAGCTCTGTTCATGTTCAAcagcaaacaaaacaaatgattgCAAAGGAGCAGGTCAGTCCACTTGAATTAATGTAATTGTAAATGAATGGTTTACTCTGTAGTTTTTGGTTCATATTGGTATTTCTATAGGCTATGATGGTTGTATGGTTATGATTTCCTCCTTGTTTGATTtgccttattatttatttatttatttttgaattaagtAATTGTGTATGTGCTAAGCAGTTTTGGACATGATTTTCTGCCTATGTctctcatttttgtttttgatttaggTTTCTCATTCATGTAAATGACATATATTTTCCAAGCAGTCATATGCTCTTGTTTAATGAAGACTGGTAAGTGTTGTCTAATGAAGACTGGTAAGTATGTGTAGTTGCTTTCTGGTATGTCTGTGAAATTTTCTCGGCAGATTTGGTGTATTTGAAATTATTATTGAGCAGCTCtttaatttttcatttgtgtgatggtgttgtAATGGAATGTTGCAAtaattgttgtttttcaggTCAGCAGAGCACCAAAGTGATCAAGAAAGATTTGAGATTCATCTGCTGCAGCTCAAACATCAGACACTGCTCAAGCAACTCCCAAACAGCACCTGCATCTGGCGCACAGCCAACTTAATCATCACAGAATAGTGTCTCCCAACTCCTGATTTGTCCCAGTCCCTGGTTGGTCAAGGCGGTCCAAAATTGGCAAGAAAGTGTAACATCAATTCTTGATTTTCTAATTTCTGACAGCAGCCTAAAAGAGACTTCAGAAAGCCATCACGGAAATTGTGATTTGAATACCAAATAGGAAATTTACCTGAAGTTTTGTAATGGTCAATAtgatgttttttgttttgcGCATCTTAGTAATCTACATTTTATATTTGAATTTGTTGTGTTTGAATGCCAAATGGGAACAGACCTGGATAGTTGGATCAGACTTCATATGgatgcactatgccaaaaatgtcttcagacgacagacatcagacaacagaaagttgattttctgttgtctgagtttttcagacgacagataaattaaatgtgttgtctgaatacattgaaaaacaatacttgtttcattttcaatatatgatcagattcagacaacatatatatgttgttgtaaAAGATTGAGATTTTTCATATCAAACCCAAAGTAATTCCCTCCAAGAAATTGAAGTACTTTCCCTCCCAAAGTCTCAAAACCTAGGCTGACTAGTCGATGGGGGTGATATTCTGAGTAAGTTGtgtttgacttctttttttaaaactcttttttGGCACACAAAACCCTCAACAATACCCACTCGCTCTCAATCTCAGgcaatgttctaaaaaatgGCCTAGGCgaccgcctaggcgctaggcggcaaggaaccgctccgattttggcctaggcgtttcccttaggcgctgggctactaggcggccgcctaggcggggactaggcgggctaggcggttctaggcggtcataaaccctaatttattctatattttgactatttttatatttataattaatttttagactttaaatattgtcatttatattattatatgtcattaaattaatttaaaaattaaaaaaaaaaaaaaccgcctagtccccgcctaggcccctaggcgctagtccctgggtcaccgcccgactagcgcctagcgttttttagaaccttggtctCAGGCTCTCAGCAACCATTAGCCCTGTCTAAGTTTCTATCCCCTCTTTCACCAGCAACCAAAAACCCTGTCTAAGTT
It encodes:
- the LOC112168099 gene encoding F-box protein CPR1 isoform X2, whose product is MADYIPEHLMVQILQRLPVKSLIRFTSVSKRWRLIILSDPNFAKSQFQQSRSRRVLCLDRKESEFDSRDMEMPWSTGESSTDRKLSCPFKQPGYNLNALFSCNGLVCAALSDRNWTDLDIYLWNPSTQFFKKLPGAPLRFPFTRCYGFGYLSATGDYRVLIGNFCTLNNNHHIFSSNTNSWKSIQSPLPVQRDDQWILSNEALHSVEKEILAFDLNHDKFQTMPLPDPEPGQYIRELGDFRGCLCAFDYKNQCIGFIDLWVMKEYNVGESWTKFFTLKIFDLQPMVVLYLRPIMVMETSTILEIELSNDRRLIDTEFKLIKSCHKEEKFETHEISRKMYAKMIGYEESLLWLGVHNNRNWPMELAKKAMNASEAEKNGEQGGMKDNVDNQGSNPVNVCVQNHGSSSVHVQQQTKQMIAKEQVSRAPK
- the LOC112168099 gene encoding F-box protein CPR1 isoform X1, which codes for MADYIPEHLMVQILQRLPVKSLIRFTSVSKRWRLIILSDPNFAKSQFQQSRSRRVLCLDRKESEFDSRDMEMPWSTGESSTDRKLSCPFKQPGYNLNALFSCNGLVCAALSDRNWTDLDIYLWNPSTQFFKKLPGAPLRFPFTRCYGFGYLSATGDYRVLIGNFCTLNNNHHIFSSNTNSWKSIQSPLPVQRDDQWILSNEALHSVEKEILAFDLNHDKFQTMPLPDPEPGQYIRELGDFRGCLCAFDYKNQCIGFIDLWVMKEYNVGESWTKFFTLKIFDLQPMVVLYLRPIMVMETSTILEIELSNDRRLIDTEFKLIKSCHKEEKFETHEISRKMYAKMIGYEESLLWLGVHNNRNWPMELAKKAMNASEAEKNGEQGGMKDNVDNQGSNPVNVCVQNHGSSSVHVQQQTKQMIAKEQVSHSCK